Proteins encoded within one genomic window of Acidovorax sp. 107:
- a CDS encoding AI-2E family transporter, producing MPHHHLQNKAFLLLLALVTVAFGAILWQFHGAVFWGVILAILFAPLHRKLLKKMPKRPTLAALCTLGLCLVVVILPMAAITVSLIQEATAIYERVRSGQINFGLYLQQVIAALPAWAAGLLDRLQLTSAVELQQKLSSFAVQASQFVATQALSIGQNTLEFIVSFGIMLYLLFFLLRDGASLAVRIGQATPLEETHKRQLVTKFTTVIRATVKGNIVVAASQGALGGMIFWVLGIQGPVLWGVLMAFLSLLPAVGAGLIWVPVAIYFLATGAVWQGVVLTAFGVFVIGLVDNILRPILVGKDTKMPDYIVLISTLGGMALFGLTGFVIGPVIAALFMASWDLFAPPAETNAPTH from the coding sequence CCTTTTTGCTGCTGCTAGCCCTTGTCACCGTCGCATTCGGTGCCATCCTGTGGCAGTTCCACGGCGCCGTTTTCTGGGGCGTCATCCTTGCGATTCTTTTTGCCCCCCTGCACCGCAAACTGCTAAAAAAAATGCCCAAACGGCCCACGCTGGCTGCGTTGTGCACACTCGGATTGTGCTTGGTGGTGGTGATCTTGCCCATGGCCGCCATCACGGTATCGTTGATTCAGGAGGCCACAGCAATCTATGAACGGGTGCGCTCCGGACAGATCAATTTTGGGCTTTACCTGCAACAAGTCATAGCGGCGTTGCCAGCCTGGGCCGCCGGTCTGCTCGACCGCCTGCAGCTCACTAGCGCGGTAGAGCTGCAACAAAAACTTTCATCCTTTGCCGTGCAGGCCAGTCAATTTGTGGCGACCCAGGCGCTCAGCATCGGGCAAAACACGCTGGAGTTCATCGTCAGTTTCGGCATCATGCTGTATCTGCTGTTCTTCCTGCTGCGCGACGGCGCTAGTCTGGCGGTGCGCATCGGTCAGGCTACCCCTCTGGAAGAGACCCATAAGCGCCAACTGGTCACCAAGTTCACCACCGTGATCCGGGCCACGGTCAAAGGCAACATCGTAGTGGCCGCCTCTCAGGGCGCACTGGGCGGCATGATTTTCTGGGTCTTGGGCATCCAGGGGCCGGTGCTGTGGGGAGTCCTCATGGCCTTCCTGTCGCTGCTGCCGGCCGTGGGTGCCGGGCTGATCTGGGTGCCGGTGGCCATCTACTTTCTGGCAACCGGCGCCGTGTGGCAGGGAGTGGTGTTGACGGCGTTTGGCGTCTTCGTGATCGGGCTCGTCGACAACATCTTGCGCCCCATCCTGGTGGGCAAGGACACCAAGATGCCCGACTACATCGTACTGATCTCCACCCTGGGCGGCATGGCCTTGTTCGGCCTGACTGGGTTTGTGATCGGGCCCGTGATAGCGGCCTTGTTCATGGCCAGCTGGGACCTTTTCGCACCACCGGCTGAGACGAACGCCCCCACCCACTGA